The stretch of DNA TGCGGCCGTATCTACTGCGGCGGGACGGTGGGCAGACCTTCAGCTTCCCAGCCCGCCATGCCGCCGCCNNGAGTATCCGCGTTGAAGCCCAATTCGGTCAGCGTTGCGGCCACGCGTTTGCTACGCCCGCCCGCGTGACAGACAGCAATGATGCGCCGGGACTTATCCAGTTCGGTGGCGCGCTCAAGGATGTCTCCCGAGGGGATGTGGACGGCGTCTTCGATCATGCCCGTAGTGAGCTCGTTGGCCTCGCGAACATCGATGATTTGGACATCCGGATCCGCGGCCAAAATATCAGCGTTAGTGATTTCTTGCATGAGAGCTCCTGAAAGTGAGGGTGGCGCGCAGCTAGGGGCCGGCGTCGTCCATGGAAAGTGCCACTTCCAGCGTAGGCGGGATTGGCGAGGGTGTGGTTCAAGGCAGCGGAGGCTATGCCTTCAAGCGCACGGGGATGTTCGCTCTGGCGCCGTGCCCTGGATGCGTGGCGCCGGGAGAAACGCCAGTGCTGACTTAGGCTTGAGGCGTGAACGCACCCCTTCGCCCCATGCCCGGGATATTGAAATTGAAGAGCTGGAGAGTTTTGATGCGCTGGTAGCTGGCGGCGCCACCTCCATGCACCGCTGGCACTTTCAGTCTGTGGATTTGCGGACGCGGTCCGTTGAGCTAGAACAATTGCGTGCAGCGGGTGCCATTTTCATGGGCTGCACCTTCACCCGAGGAGTCGAAGACCTACTGCGCAGCCGGGGCGCCCTGATCTTCCCGTCCCTGCCGCACGTTCCCTTCAACGCCTACCGCGGGCACCTTTATACTGGCACTGAACTCTTCGCTGGAATTGCCGCCGTGGAATACGAAAACGTCCCCGATGCCCGTATCTACCAGTGGTCCATGCAAGGTGGNCCGCACACCACCCTGCACATGACGTTGGCCACCGCCATTCACGACCACGCTATTTCCGATGCCCTCGATGATTTTCTGGCCCACCTTGCCACCCCGGTTGTTGGCGTGATGGGTGGGCATGTGGCGCAGCGNGGGAGCCGGCAGTATGCGCAGGCGGCCCACCTGGGCCGGGCCTTGAGTCAGGCAGGGTTTCTGGTGTCCACCGGTGGTGGTCCTGGTGCTATGGAAGCTGCGAATCTAGGTGCCTACCTTTCACCGTACGACGCCGAGACTTTGGACAGCGCCCTTCTCACCTTGGCCGCCGTCCCTGGTTTTCGCCCCTCGGTCACCCAGTGGGCCAGGGCGGCATTGAACGTGCTGGAGGCTCATCCTGATGGTGCCGCGACATTAGGCATTCCCACGTGGTTTTACGGGCACGAACCACCCAATATNTTTGCTACTAAGATTGCCAAGTTCTTCACCAACGCCCTCCGTGAAGCAATTTTGCTGGATCGCTCTCGNGGCGGAATCGTTTTTCTGCCCGGTGCTGCCGGAACTGTGCAGGAGATCTTTCAAGACGCCTGTGAGAACTATTATGCAGCTGAAGAAGCCGTGGCTCCCATGGTGCTGGTGGGGCGGAAATACTGGGAGGTGGACGTGCCTGTGATGCCACTGCTNAAAACGCTGGCGCACGGACGTGCCATGGAAGACCTTGTTTACGTGGTTGATTCGGTACAAGAAGCCTGCGAGTTGCTGCGAGAGCGTTGATGACACCGGCTCTATCTTGTGAGTTGCTAGCCGAGCACCGTTCCGAAGGCCAGGCCTAGGAGGTAGGTGGCTGCGGCTGCCCNCAGACCGATGGCGAGTTGGCGCAGGCCCCGCCATAGCGGGGACGCTCCGGAGAGCAGGCCAACAACTGCGCCGGTTCCCATGAGGGTGGCTCCCACCAGGACACAGGCTAGAGCCAGGGCGCCAACCCNCGTCATGCCAAAGAGGAAAGGGATGATGGGGATGATGGCGCCTGATGCAAAGAAGCAAANACTGGACCATGCAGCTCCCCAGGCAGTGCCCAGAACTTCATGATCGTCCGCTTCTTCAAACGTGTCTGGTTGCAGCGAACGGCTGGGGTCACAGTCGCAGGTGTACTGGCCCATCCGCTCGGCTGCGCGGTGTTCGGCAGCCTCCCGCGACATTCCCCGCGCCAGATATACCAGAACTAATTCGTTATTTTCTAGATCAAGGGACGCCGCGGCGGACAAGGTCACTTGGGTGGGTAAGGAGGCATCCAGCAGTTCGCGCTGGGAACGGACGGAGACAAATTCCCCAGCGCCCATGGACAGGGCACCAGCCAGTAGCCCGGCCACACCGCTGAAGAGCACAACATAGCTGCCCACACCCGTCGCAGCCATGCCAGCTACAAGGGAGAGGTTGGAGACCAGCCCGTCGTTGGCTCCAAAGACCGCTGCCCGGAACGATCCGGCAAGTCTGTTGCGTCCGCGTGTCGCTAAGCCGCGGACCACTTCTTCATGGATGGCCTCGTCGGCGGCCATGGCAGCGGTGGCGTCAACGTCCGTGGCGTAGGNGGAGCGGGACTCAGAGCGTTGGGCAAGAGCCAGGACAAAGACGGAGCCGAAGCGACGGGCCAACAAGCCCAAGAACTGGTTACGTGCAGAGGCGCGGACGGGAGGGTGGGCGTGCACGCCTAGCAATTCCATCCAGTGTTGTTCGTGGCGGGCCTCGGCCTCGGCCAGAGCCAACAAGATGGCCCGCTCTTCGCCGTCACGGCGTTTTGCCAAATCGCGGTAGACGGCGGCTTCGGCACGTTCATCAGCCAAGTACTGACGCCAGCGTTTAATTTCAGCTGTTGTAAGTATGCGTTCAGGCATGGTGGNGAACTCCTCAAGTCAGCCATCACTGTAACGCTTTATGCGCCGGATTTCCGGCCGGTGGGCCTAGTTCAGGGTTTCGGTATGCCGCAATTGATGGCTCTCATGAGCAGTTAAGTAATAGTCGAAAGTACTTGACGTAGCGGAAAGTACTTTCGTAAAATGGTGCAAGACGCAAGGCAAATCATGAGTAAGTAAAAGCAACTTAGGAGTCAGCATGACCGTGAATAACCGCAACAACGGAACCGATTTTAACGCAGCCCGCTTTGCCAGCATTGGCTTCGCCCTGGGGCTAGCCTGCATGGTGGCCTTGTTTATCGCCGGTGCTATCGCAGGCAATGCAGGGATGATGGTTATGGCCTCCAGTGTGGGTGCCATGCAGGGCGCCGCGTGGGTGGCCACCTCGGCAGCCATCAAGAAGAAGGCCAGCACGCTCTGACACGTCAGTGGAACTGGTGACTAGTTCCATGGTTGGCATGAAGAGTGCAGGGTTCAACGACTTTGATGTCAGTAGGTAAAGAGCTTGAAGCCTAGGCCGCGTCCAGACCTGATACCTGTTTGCGCGACAGTGATCACCAGCGTTCCGATTTCTGGGATCCACTGCGCAGGACGGACTGCCTGAGTGAGCGCCTGCACCAGCTGAGTTGGTTCCGCAGACCAATAAGCGTGGTGTCCGGATGGTGTGTGAAAGGTGACTGTGCCTAGATTTACATCAACTGCCGGTAATACTGGTATGCCGGACGGGCGTGCGCCAACTCGGGGCTCAAGGGTGTTAGCGGGTGCCACTTTAGTGAAAGTCATGGTGAGGACCTTTGTGTGCTCTTGCCCGGACCGATTGATCGCGGGCCGCTTCCTCATCCGAACCACCCGTGAAGCATGGGGTTGGTGTGCGATAAGTCGGAGCTTGGCATCGCATCTCTTGAAGCTGGATCCAGCATACAGGTCCAGGCCACTGCAGCACCGAGTAGCGTCATAAATGATGTAACAACCTGGCCGGGTTTGTAGGCCATGCGAGGAATCCTGCCTCGACTATTTAGCAGCTAGGCCACACCCAGGCGGATAAGCCCATGCGGTATCTACTGATGCATGGTTAAGCGAAGCACTGGCCAAAGGAGGCCATGATGGCTGAATTTGCGTTCAGCCAGTACGATCCTTGCAAATTCTTAATTCCAGAGATCATCCCACGCTGTAGGCGCAGCTGAAGATGAGGCCGGAAACAATTTCGCAGCCTCGGCCGTGCGGGCTTTGCCGCCCCTCCAGGCAGCTGTTACATACCTTTATTGCTGACTTGTCCTGCAGTGCAGTGCGGAGCAGGTGCCAGTGCCGGGCTTTAACGTGAGGCATTGGAGCGGGTGCAGATGTTTACCACGCGCCGGCGGGTGTGTTGAAAGGACGAGGGCTGGCCACGGATCTTGGCGACGAAAGTTGCAGCATTATGGGGACTGCCGCGAATGCCCCGGGGTTGAAACTGATGAGTCCATGGTAGCGCGGGCCATGCCTGCGCGAGATGCCGCCGCCGAGGCCGCCAAAACTGGACCGGTTGTTGATCACGCACGGCGCCATCACTAGGGCACTGCTGGTGCTAGTGAGTCCCGCCGCGGTGCCGCAAGGCGAAGGGGCCGGTGATGACTACGGGCAATAAATCACCTATCTCAGCCGTGGCGTCGATGAACCTGGCCTGCCGTTCTGGCTTCCTCCCTCCGGCCGGGGAAATGGGCTGCATCCCATCACCACGAGCCGCCACCTGGCGAGGCTCCCTACCGTCTGTGGGTTGCCACCTTGAGATGCGAAATAGCCGAAGACATCATGTTGCTGGTCCTCAATTTTAGGCCACTAACGGGTGGATCAAGACTAGGCTGGGAGCCATCGATAAGGAAGCGGTGCGTGCCATGACGGAAATTCTCTTNCCCCAAATGTCCGGTGACCCCGATGAGCTGGGTGTGCTCATCCAGCGGTGCGTNCCCCACGGCCATCAAGTTAGCGCCTACCAGATCATTGCAGAGGTCACAGTGGATAAGTTCGACGCCGAGATCAACACCCCGGTCTCTGGCACCTTGAGCTGGGTTGTTGCCGAAGGGGACGAGGTACGCCAGGGCGCCCCATTNGCCACCGTGGACTGAACTTCTGTTGTGCCGCAAGTACTGGGAAGTGGAGGTGCCTGTCATGCCTCTGCTGCAGACTCTGGCACAAGGGCGAGCCATGGAGGATCTTGGTTTTGTGGCTGGTTCAGTGGATGAGGCGTGCCAAGTTCTGGCAGGTTAGCCGATCAGGGTGCCAAACAGCAGGCCGACGATGCCGCTGCAGAGCACCACCTGGTTACCCACGCCCGTGGCGGCCCTGCCCATGACCAGGGACAGGTTGCTGAGCAGGCCGTCGTGGGCGCCGAAGACTGCGGCACGGAAGGAGCCGGACAGCCGGTTGCGCCCCCATGCGGAGAGTCCACGAATCACTTCCTCATGAATGGATTCGTCTGCGGCCATGGCAGCGGTGGCGTCGTCGGCATACGGCGACCTGGATTCCGAACGCTGCGCCAGGGCCAGTGCGGACACTGAACCGAGGCGGCGGGCCAAAAGACCCAGGAACTGGTTGCGTAGCGAGGGACGAATGGCAGGCTCTGCGTGCTCGCCCAGCAGGTCCAGCCAATGCTTNTCCTGCCCACCCTCGGCTGCTGCCAACGCCATCATTATGGAGTGTTCCTCGCCGTCGAGACGCTTGGCTAGATCGCGATAAACAGCCGCTTCGGCCCGTTCGCCGGCCAGGAACTGGCGCCACCGCTGAATTTCCGCCGACGTGGGAATTCTTGGTGTGGGAACTCTTTCAGAGCCGGGTCATGCTCCTCAAAGTCAGCCCTACTGTAGCGCGGAATGACGTGGAATTTCGGCGAGGATGCCTAGCGAGAAAGTTTTGGCGAACCGGAAAAGCAACAATAAGGAAATATTCAGAAACTCCGTGACGTAGTTGAGAGTGCTTTCGTAGAGGGGTGACAACGCAACAGCCCACGAGAACCCTCACCAAGGAGAAAACCATGAACACTTCCACACTGGCCAAGTCCCGCGAATTCTACGCAGCCCGGGTTATGTTGATCTCAATGTTCATGGGGTTGGCCTGCATGGCTGCCCTGTTCATTGCAGGGCATATCCAGGGCAGTGCCGGCATGGCGTTCAGCACGGCGCCAGCTGTGGGCATTGGTGCTGGCCGCAGTGGCGCGCTGTGCATGGGCGGCGGAAATGAAAGTCATGGTGGGTGCCTTTGTGAGCGTGCTCTTACCATTGGATCCAGTCACCGCCAGTCACTTCCGCATCCGAGCCACCCGTGAAGCATGGGGTTGGCGTGCGATCAGTCGGAGGTTGGTATCGCATCTCATGAAGCTCGCTCCAGACTACCAATCCACCAGGGCGCATCGCAGGAATGCGTCATAGAAGACATAAGTTCTCCTCAATGCCCCTTTGCAGGAGGCCGAAGATCACATGCTCCGGGTTCTCCAAGGGTCTCTAACGAATTCAGGCCTGGACTGTGTAGCTATTGGCGCGCACATGACCAAACCAATGACCCATCGTGGGGCAGACGTGAATGACCGATCCATAGGGGCTTCGTCGATTGTCGAAGACAGCCGCTAGTATCGGAATCAACCACTAAGACATTGGACTGAGATCGTGAAAAGGAAGCAAACCACAGGAAACCACGCGACGCGGGAGAAGATCTTTGATGTTGCTGCGGATCTCTTCGTGGAGCATGGCTACCAGGGCACTCCGCTCAGTCTGATCGCCTCGAAGCTGGATTTCACCAAGGCTGCGCTCTACTACCATTTCAGGAACAAAGTCGACATCCTCACTGGAATACTCGATCCCCTGCTCGATGAGATCGATGAACTCTTGGAGCAAAGTCCGGAGCGTTTCCCCGATGCCGAGAGGCGATGGGAATTTATGCTCGCCTACACCGAGCTGCTGTTGTCCAACTCCCGGGCGGTTGCTGTTCTTGCGATCGGTGGCAACCAAGCCTGGATGCCCGAGGTCATCTTGAAGCGTATCGAATGGCACCGCGCCAGAACCATTGAGCTCACGATCCTTCCCGGAATGAGCGACGAGGCACAGGTGGAGGCGATGCTGCTCATGGACATGCTGCATCGCGAGATCGTCTTCGAGAAAGATCGTGCGGTCGTCAACGGAATGCCAACTCAGCGTCGCCGTGAGATTGTTTATGCCTTCATCCGAGAGTCTTTGGAAGGTAGCTCCAAAGCTCCTGCAGGTTAGTGCCTTGTGC from Arthrobacter polaris encodes:
- a CDS encoding rhodanese-like domain-containing protein: MQEITNADILAADPDVQIIDVREANELTTGMIEDAVHIPSGDILERATELDKSRRIIAVCHAGGRSKRVAATLTELGFNADTXGGGMAGWEAEGLPTVPPQ
- a CDS encoding LOG family protein, translated to MRGAGRNASADLGLRRERTPSPHARDIEIEELESFDALVAGGATSMHRWHFQSVDLRTRSVELEQLRAAGAIFMGCTFTRGVEDLLRSRGALIFPSLPHVPFNAYRGHLYTGTELFAGIAAVEYENVPDARIYQWSMQGGPHTTLHMTLATAIHDHAISDALDDFLAHLATPVVGVMGGHVAQRGSRQYAQAAHLGRALSQAGFLVSTGGGPGAMEAANLGAYLSPYDAETLDSALLTLAAVPGFRPSVTQWARAALNVLEAHPDGAATLGIPTWFYGHEPPNXFATKIAKFFTNALREAILLDRSRGGIVFLPGAAGTVQEIFQDACENYYAAEEAVAPMVLVGRKYWEVDVPVMPLLKTLAHGRAMEDLVYVVDSVQEACELLRER
- a CDS encoding VIT1/CCC1 family protein — encoded protein: MPERILTTAEIKRWRQYLADERAEAAVYRDLAKRRDGEERAILLALAEAEARHEQHWMELLGVHAHPPVRASARNQFLGLLARRFGSVFVLALAQRSESRSXYATDVDATAAMAADEAIHEEVVRGLATRGRNRLAGSFRAAVFGANDGLVSNLSLVAGMAATGVGSYVVLFSGVAGLLAGALSMGAGEFVSVRSQRELLDASLPTQVTLSAAASLDLENNELVLVYLARGMSREAAEHRAAERMGQYTCDCDPSRSLQPDTFEEADDHEVLGTAWGAAWSSXCFFASGAIIPIIPFLFGMTXVGALALACVLVGATLMGTGAVVGLLSGASPLWRGLRQLAIGLXAAAATYLLGLAFGTVLG
- a CDS encoding biotin/lipoyl-containing protein, producing the protein MTEILXPQMSGDPDELGVLIQRCVPHGHQVSAYQIIAEVTVDKFDAEINTPVSGTLSWVVAEGDEVRQGAPXATVD
- a CDS encoding TetR/AcrR family transcriptional regulator, whose amino-acid sequence is MKRKQTTGNHATREKIFDVAADLFVEHGYQGTPLSLIASKLDFTKAALYYHFRNKVDILTGILDPLLDEIDELLEQSPERFPDAERRWEFMLAYTELLLSNSRAVAVLAIGGNQAWMPEVILKRIEWHRARTIELTILPGMSDEAQVEAMLLMDMLHREIVFEKDRAVVNGMPTQRRREIVYAFIRESLEGSSKAPAG